In bacterium, a single window of DNA contains:
- a CDS encoding radical SAM protein, whose protein sequence is MSDLVHPARPREAGPLRATCPEDAQRVLLTTRRVEGETRNPLAILDLAPHIRRYSGRHVEAYYWEDLPDRSYDVVGLSILQHTASDDPIDDLLFLKQKYGGARIVVGGKWVDTLTEDERRAIREQGIDVCHGQGEPYFVPDRPIVDFDRYPGWDLRDLQTFMGWDPETQKLIYRARPEVMSTRGCPFNCHFCHNTERKVKFFSSQRTVDNIELLLGQGCPEIWFQDDIFTLRPDRMVEIHQLLEARGLSIKGRCKFFCHINYINDETIDAMKLFDPLEIQIGVESGDDEMIQRLGKRFSAEKAFNNISDLLDEGLRVYPLFLMGYPGETVETMEKTLCFIERLKPRLHKGVWVSYYQPCKGTTGYDQAMARNPEFGVARNEDITYVDPNLSRSLMQDYRARMMARHKGVTDPEWRTAAGPSVVPPSA, encoded by the coding sequence ATGTCTGACCTCGTTCATCCCGCGCGACCCAGGGAGGCGGGCCCGCTGCGGGCGACGTGTCCGGAAGATGCCCAGCGCGTGCTCCTCACCACCCGACGTGTGGAGGGAGAGACCCGCAATCCCCTCGCGATCCTCGATCTGGCGCCTCACATCCGGCGCTACTCTGGCCGGCACGTCGAGGCCTACTACTGGGAAGACCTCCCCGATCGCTCCTACGACGTCGTGGGGCTTTCCATCCTGCAACATACGGCGTCCGACGATCCGATCGACGACCTGCTCTTCCTGAAACAGAAATACGGCGGAGCTCGAATCGTCGTAGGCGGAAAATGGGTCGATACGTTGACCGAGGACGAGCGCCGGGCGATCCGCGAACAGGGGATCGATGTCTGCCACGGTCAGGGCGAGCCCTACTTCGTGCCAGATCGTCCGATCGTCGATTTCGATCGGTACCCGGGCTGGGATCTGCGCGATCTCCAGACGTTCATGGGTTGGGATCCGGAGACCCAGAAGCTCATCTACCGAGCTCGCCCAGAGGTGATGAGCACCCGTGGCTGTCCTTTCAACTGTCACTTCTGCCACAACACCGAACGCAAGGTGAAGTTCTTCTCGTCGCAGCGGACGGTGGACAACATCGAGCTGCTGCTCGGCCAGGGCTGTCCGGAGATCTGGTTCCAGGATGACATCTTCACGTTGCGGCCCGACCGGATGGTCGAGATCCACCAGTTGCTGGAGGCGCGCGGGCTCTCCATCAAGGGGCGTTGCAAGTTCTTCTGCCATATCAACTACATCAACGATGAGACGATCGATGCGATGAAGCTCTTCGATCCGCTCGAGATCCAGATCGGTGTCGAATCCGGCGACGACGAGATGATCCAACGTCTCGGCAAGAGATTCAGTGCGGAGAAGGCATTCAACAACATCAGCGATCTGCTCGACGAGGGCTTGCGCGTCTATCCGCTCTTCCTGATGGGTTACCCCGGGGAGACGGTCGAGACGATGGAGAAGACCCTGTGCTTCATCGAGCGGCTGAAACCGCGCCTGCACAAGGGCGTGTGGGTCAGCTACTACCAGCCGTGCAAGGGCACAACAGGCTACGACCAGGCGATGGCACGCAATCCCGAGTTCGGCGTCGCGCGCAACGAGGACATCACCTACGTCGATCCGAACCTCTCGCGCAGCCTGATGCAAGACTACCGCGCACGAATGATGGCCCGCCACAAAGGAGTGACGGACCCCGAATGGCGCACGGCAGCAGGCCCCTCCGTCGTGCCCCCCAGCGCCTAG